From the Pedobacter cryoconitis genome, one window contains:
- the mnmA gene encoding tRNA 2-thiouridine(34) synthase MnmA, whose product MSKRGRILVAMSGGVDSSVAAVMLHEQGYEVIGLTMKTWDYATSGSSSKETGCCSLDSINDARTLAVNYGFPHYILDIREEFGDYVIDNFVDEYLAGRTPNPCVLCNTHIKWEALLKRANKLDCEFIATGHYANVRQHENGRHVISKGLDENKDQSYVLWGVSQENLARTQFPLGSFAKADIRQMALDMGQEELAKKSESYEICFVPENDYRSFLKHKVEDLEDRVAGGNFITSDGMIVGQHKGYPFYTIGQRKGLGIAFGEPMFVTQILPESNTVMLGRAEELERSEAMVRNINLIKYDNIFEPMDNVITKIRYKDAGMLSTIVQEKDRMRVVFDHNVSAIAPGQSAVFYEGNDLLGGGFLV is encoded by the coding sequence ATGAGTAAAAGGGGTAGAATTCTGGTAGCCATGAGTGGCGGTGTAGATAGTTCAGTAGCAGCAGTAATGTTACACGAACAAGGGTATGAAGTTATTGGTTTAACGATGAAGACCTGGGACTATGCAACATCCGGAAGCAGTAGTAAAGAAACCGGTTGCTGTAGTCTGGACAGTATCAATGATGCCCGTACCTTAGCAGTAAATTATGGCTTTCCACATTATATATTAGACATCAGAGAAGAATTTGGTGATTATGTAATTGATAATTTTGTTGACGAATATCTTGCAGGCCGCACACCAAATCCATGTGTGTTATGTAATACCCATATCAAATGGGAAGCATTGCTGAAACGTGCAAACAAACTGGATTGTGAATTTATAGCAACTGGTCACTATGCAAATGTCAGACAACATGAAAACGGCAGACATGTAATTTCTAAGGGACTGGATGAAAATAAAGATCAGTCTTATGTTTTATGGGGCGTTTCTCAGGAAAACCTTGCACGTACACAATTTCCGTTAGGATCTTTTGCTAAAGCTGATATCAGACAAATGGCACTGGATATGGGACAGGAAGAGCTGGCGAAAAAAAGCGAGAGTTATGAAATCTGTTTCGTACCTGAAAATGATTACCGTTCGTTCTTAAAACATAAAGTAGAAGATCTGGAAGACCGTGTTGCAGGTGGAAATTTCATCACCAGCGATGGAATGATCGTTGGACAGCATAAAGGATATCCTTTTTATACTATCGGACAGCGTAAAGGACTGGGCATCGCTTTTGGTGAGCCTATGTTTGTAACGCAAATCCTTCCGGAAAGTAATACAGTTATGCTGGGCAGAGCCGAAGAACTGGAAAGAAGTGAAGCAATGGTACGTAACATTAACCTGATTAAATATGACAATATTTTTGAACCAATGGATAATGTGATTACCAAAATACGTTATAAAGATGCAGGTATGTTAAGTACCATCGTTCAGGAAAAAGATAGAATGCGTGTCGTATTTGACCACAATGTATCTGCGATTGCACCTGGACAATCAGCTGTGTTCTACGAAGGAAACGACCTTTTAGGAGGCGGTTTCCTTGTCTAA
- a CDS encoding 5'-nucleotidase C-terminal domain-containing protein: MQNSTKLSTLSFLLGSFFLCACSSTYQVVKSNRGEYKVTQDVTADSSVIRTYQPYKLKLDSQMNEVLGYSENELTKKLVNGESSLGNFLADASLVEARKIVPQIDFTMPSGNGGLRNDLPSGAITLSNVFQLMPFENELIVFELKGSDVQTLLDYIAVSGGQPVGGLTMKIKAKKPADVLIGGKPFDPSKSYSVLTSDYIAGGADGISSFKKPVSSKVLGLKIRDALIQYIKESKDKGVKISSKLDGRITND, from the coding sequence ATGCAAAATTCAACAAAGCTCAGTACACTCAGTTTTCTTCTGGGCTCTTTCTTTTTATGTGCTTGCAGCAGCACTTATCAGGTTGTCAAATCAAATCGGGGAGAATATAAAGTAACACAGGATGTAACAGCCGATAGCTCGGTTATCCGTACTTATCAGCCCTATAAACTGAAGCTGGATTCACAAATGAATGAGGTTTTAGGGTATTCGGAGAATGAGCTTACTAAAAAACTGGTGAACGGAGAGTCTTCTTTAGGGAATTTTCTTGCCGATGCCTCTTTAGTTGAAGCGCGCAAAATCGTTCCGCAAATAGATTTCACCATGCCTAGCGGAAATGGAGGCTTGCGTAACGATTTACCTTCGGGGGCGATCACGTTGTCTAATGTCTTTCAACTGATGCCATTTGAAAATGAACTGATTGTTTTTGAATTGAAAGGCTCAGACGTTCAGACTTTACTGGATTATATTGCAGTGAGCGGCGGACAACCCGTAGGTGGCTTAACGATGAAAATCAAAGCAAAGAAACCGGCAGACGTGTTAATTGGCGGTAAACCTTTTGATCCTTCAAAAAGTTACAGCGTATTGACTTCTGATTATATCGCAGGTGGTGCTGATGGTATCAGCAGTTTTAAAAAACCTGTTTCCAGCAAAGTACTGGGACTTAAAATCCGCGATGCGTTAATTCAGTATATTAAAGAAAGCAAGGATAAAGGGGTAAAGATCAGTTCAAAATTAGACGGGAGGATAACCAATGATTAA
- a CDS encoding glutathione peroxidase encodes MNTLLILFSLLFTPPQSIYDFTMKTIDGKEIKLSKFKGKKILIVNTASKCGYTPQYEDLEKLHQKYGKDVVLIGFPAGNFGGQELATNSEIQDFCKKNFGVTFLLSEKVSVKGNDINPIFKYLTSASNSDFTGDIKWNFEKFLINEKGELVHRFRSKVTPMSPELTKNL; translated from the coding sequence ATGAACACCCTACTTATTTTATTCAGTTTGTTATTTACCCCGCCGCAAAGCATTTACGATTTTACCATGAAAACAATTGATGGTAAAGAGATTAAGCTTTCGAAATTTAAGGGTAAGAAAATTCTTATTGTAAATACAGCTTCAAAATGCGGCTATACGCCACAGTATGAAGACCTGGAGAAATTACATCAGAAGTATGGTAAAGATGTAGTGCTGATTGGTTTTCCGGCGGGTAATTTTGGTGGACAGGAACTGGCTACTAATTCAGAGATACAAGATTTCTGTAAAAAGAATTTTGGCGTTACTTTTTTATTAAGTGAAAAAGTGAGCGTAAAGGGAAATGACATTAATCCGATTTTCAAATATCTGACTTCTGCCAGTAATTCTGATTTTACCGGAGATATCAAATGGAATTTCGAAAAATTCCTGATTAATGAAAAAGGAGAGCTGGTTCACCGTTTCCGTTCTAAGGTTACACCAATGAGCCCTGAACTGACCAAGAACTTGTAA
- a CDS encoding bifunctional metallophosphatase/5'-nucleotidase — MINRRKFIKTGGIAAAATALSIHSLDALANGELKHLTILHTNDVHSQIEPFAMDGGRNQGLGGVARRSALIKKIRAEQQHVLLLDAGDIFQGTPYFNLYGGELEIKLMSEMGYDAATMGNHDFDNGVEGFYKQLPHANFPILVSNYDFSDTIMHKSTQPFKIFNKGGLKIGVFGIGIELKGLVGEKNYGNTIYQDPVSKANETASLLKNDHKCDLIICLSHLGYKYSEKKVSDQTLAENNDHIDLIIGGHTHTFMAKPQDVKNRAGKITTINQVGFAGINLGRIDYYFEAYRGKKLLTSSPYMISDQLDS; from the coding sequence ATGATTAATCGTAGAAAATTTATAAAAACCGGTGGTATTGCGGCAGCTGCGACCGCTCTGAGTATACATTCTTTAGATGCGCTGGCAAATGGAGAACTAAAGCACCTGACTATTTTACACACGAATGATGTACATAGCCAGATCGAGCCTTTTGCTATGGATGGTGGCAGGAACCAGGGATTGGGTGGTGTAGCGCGAAGATCGGCTTTGATTAAAAAGATAAGAGCAGAACAGCAGCATGTACTTTTATTGGATGCCGGTGATATTTTCCAGGGTACTCCTTATTTTAATTTATATGGTGGAGAGCTTGAAATTAAGCTCATGAGCGAGATGGGATATGATGCCGCAACAATGGGGAATCATGATTTTGACAATGGGGTGGAAGGCTTCTATAAGCAGCTGCCACATGCTAATTTCCCGATCCTGGTGAGTAACTACGATTTTTCTGATACGATTATGCACAAATCTACCCAGCCTTTTAAGATTTTTAATAAAGGCGGTTTGAAGATTGGTGTTTTTGGAATTGGTATTGAGTTGAAAGGGCTCGTAGGAGAGAAGAACTATGGGAACACAATTTATCAGGATCCCGTTTCAAAAGCTAACGAAACTGCTTCATTGCTTAAAAACGACCATAAATGTGATTTAATTATATGTCTGTCTCATCTGGGGTATAAATATTCAGAGAAGAAAGTATCAGATCAGACTTTGGCCGAGAATAATGATCATATTGATTTAATCATTGGAGGACATACACATACTTTTATGGCTAAACCTCAGGATGTTAAAAACAGGGCCGGAAAGATCACAACGATCAATCAGGTTGGTTTTGCAGGAATAAACTTAGGACGTATTGATTATTATTTTGAAGCATACAGAGGGAAGAAATTATTAACTTCTTCTCCCTATATGATTTCAGATCAGCTGGATAGCTAA